TATCAGTTGCCAGAATTTCTGCCTGCGCATCACTCACACGCTCGCTTTCTACCACTACACGAAGCTCCCGACCAGCCTGTATGGCGAAGGTCTTTTCCACTCCAGGGTAAGAAAGTGCAAGCTCTTCCAGCTCTTTCAGCCGTTTGATATAGCTTTCAACAACCTCGCGCCTGGCACCTGGGCGTGCTCCTGAGATCGCATCGCAGGCCTGCACAACAGGCGACAGCATAGAAGTCATCTCAATTTCGTCGTGGTGGGCGCCGATTGCATTACATACTTCAGGATGTTCCTTATACTTCTCAGCCAGCTGCATCCCAAGGATCGCATGTGGTAACTCCGGATTATCATCAGGCACTTTACCAATATCATGAAGCAACCCTGCACGTTTTGCGAGCTTAACATTTAACCCCAGCTCTGAAGCCATCGTGGCACAGAAATTGGCAACTTCACGTGAGTGCTGCAAAAGATTCTGGCCATAGGAAGAGCGGTAACGCATACGGCCTATCATGCGGATCAGTTCCGGATGCAGGCCGTGAATGCCCAGATCTATAACGGTACGTTCACCAATCTCGACAATTTCATCCTCAATTTGCTTTTTCGTCTTAGCAACCACTTCTTCAATACGTGCAGGGTGGATACGCCCATCTGTTACCAAACGATGTAAAGCAAGTCGGGCTATCTCACGTCTTACAGGATCGAAGCCGGAAAGAATAATTGCTTCTGGGGTATCATCTACGATAATTTCAACTCCTGTAGCAGCTTCAAGCGCACGGATGTTACGTCCTTCGCGCCCAATCACCCGGCCCTTTATTTCGTCGTTTTCAATATTGAATATCGATACTGTATTTTCGATAGCAGCTTCAGTTGCAGTACGCTGAATAGTTTGTATAACTACTTTCTTTGCCTCTTTACTTGCTGTAAGCTTCGCCTCATCCACAATATCCTTGATCTGGATCATAGCCTTGCTGCGGGCTTCTTCTCTCAAAGTATCAACCAACTGGTTTTTCGCTTCTTCGGCAGAAAGGCCCGCTATGGTTTCGAGCTTACTGATGTGCTGTAATTTCAGCGCATCTACTTCTTCCTGTTTGATCCTGGTAATTTCAAGCTGCTTCTCAAGATTCTTCTTTAGGTTTTCAAGTTCCTGATCTTTGCGATTAGTATTTTCGAGGCGCTGGTTTATCGACTGTTCTTTCTGCTTGATCGAGTTCTCACGCTGGTTCAGGGTATTGTTTTTTGCTGTTACCTCCTGTTCGTGCTCAGCCTTCATCTGAAGGAACTTTTCTTTCGCTTCAAGAAGCTTGTTCTTTTTTAATATCTCAGCGTTATTCTCGGCTTCCTTTAAAATTTTCTTTACCTTATTCTGGGCAGCCAGCTCCTGATTCTTTAATAACTTCCGGAGCATAAACCGCCCAATCACCACTCCGGCAACCAATCCTAATAAAATGTACAGTATTATTTCCATATTTTTCCTCCACTTATAAAAAAACCGCAATTAATTTAAGCTCCATGTACTGTAAAACTTCTGCAAACAAGTTTAGAGTTTTAATCATAATCAAGTGGCATTGCCAGGTGATTTACATTTTCATTAACTCCTTTGATATAGAAGCGTTAAGTTTAATACAATAGTGAAACTCAAGAATTAACTGCGGTTAAGTCTTTTGGCTCTTAATTATATAAAGAACGAATATATTACTTAGAAAAGAATTCTGAAAGCAGCTGATCTAACTGATAAACTTTATCTGCTACTTCAGTTCCTTCTTCCGACATCTTCTTCTCTGCCCTTAATGTAGCGGTTGCATAATGTAATACACTCATTGATAGCAGATCCTGTTTATCTCTTACCGCATAATTGTCCTGATATTCTTTTATGCGATCGTTTATCAATTTAGCTGCCTTTCTTACAATTTCTTCCTCTTCCATGTTTACCTTTAAAGGATAAACGCGGTCAGCAATATTTATTTTAATGGAGATTTCTCCCATTTGAGCTTTGTTTCACGTCAGTACTACTTTTTCAGCAATACAATACACTTATCTATTTCCCGCACAAATTCGCTAATTTTTTGCTTTATGTCAAGCGTTTTTTCATTCGTATCAAATTTTGATACCGAAATGCTCTCCAGAGACCGTGCGAGCCTGAGCGCTTTAAGCTTTTCTTCAAGCTCTGCCGACTTACTCTTACCTGTATCCACTGCAACCTTCAGCGACTGGTTTTCAAGCTTTAACAGATCATTTTCTTCCTGCAACGCTTCACATAACTCAATCAATCTTTGTGTGCTTTCAAGTACACTATCTAATTGTCCGGTTAGCGACATCTGTGTTGTTTGTTATGAGTTGTGAGTTGTAAGCTGTTGGATAGAACCCTCAGCTTTCAATCTGCACCCGTTTACTTTCTTATTTCAGCTCCAAGTTCTTTACCGAAAATAAGGATTAATTTATTCATTACCGAATCTATTTGCTTATCGGTCAGTGTTTTTTCCTCATCCTGCAGCAGGAAGCTTACTGCATACGATTTCTTCCCTGCCGGAAGCTTATCGCCTTCGTATACATCAAATACACTCACTTCTCTGATCAGATTTTTTTCAGTTCGCAAAGCAAGCTGCTTCAGCTGATAAAATGAAACATCCTTGTCTAAAAGTAACGACAGATCTCGCTTTACAGAAGGGAATCTGGAGACCTCCTTATAAGTGATCTTGTTCTTTTTAATAGCCTTGAGTAATAGGTCCCAGTCAAAATCAGCGTAAAAAACATCCTTTTCAATATCTAGCTTCTTTAAAACCGATTTAGATACTGCACCGAAATAAACTAAAGGTTTCGCCCCTTTGCGGTATTGGCGCGCACTGGCGAAATGAGCAGACTCGAACGCTTCTTCTGTAAGCCCGGGAATATTGAGCCTTTTTATTACCGCATCCACCGCGGCCTTCAGATTATAAAACGAACTTGGCTCACTTAAATGATTCCATTGTGCTGTATGTTTCATTCCAGTGATAAATATTGCCAGCCTCTGGTTCTCGCTAAACCCGCTTTCAGTCTTTTCATATCTCCTGCCAAACTCGTACAGCCGAAGGTCAGCATTCTTACGGTTCTGATTATATGCTATTGCTTCCAAACCAGAATATAACAGGCTCTGCCGCATTGTATCCAGATCACTGCTTAAGGGATTCAATATCTGTACAGCTTTTTCCGGCACTTCGGTATATGTTGAGCTGGTAAGCGAATTTGACAAGATCTCAAAAAAACCATTTGAAGAAAGCATGTCTGCAATCTGATTTTGCACCGCTTCCCTGTCGGGTTTAACCGCATAATTCATCGATGCGCGAACCTGACAGGGAATAGCAATATTGTTATATCCATAAATCCGCAGGATCTCTTCAATCACATCGACTTCCCGGCTAACATCTACTTTATAGGCCGGAACCTCCAGCTCAAGGCCGTCAGCATTCTCTGAAATAACCGTGATTCCAAGAGCACGAACAATTTCTTTTACCGTTTCTTTAGCGATGGATTCGCCAATCAGTCTGTCGACGTTTTTATAAGTAACAGAAACCTTGAAAGAAGGAACGGGACTGGGGTAAATATCATTAATTTCAGAGGATATCTCTCCTCCAGCTACTTCCTTAATGAGTATTGCTGCTCTTTTAAGCGCATATACTGTGATATCCGGATCGGTACCACGTTCAAATCTGAAAGATGCATCGGTTTTCAATCCATGTCTTTTGGAGCTTTTCCTCACAGACACCGGATTAAAGCAGGCACTTTCAAGAAAAACATTCTTTGTATCAGCTTTTACTCCAGAATTAATCCCGCCGAAAACGCCGGCTATACACATTGGCTCTGATGCACTGCATATCATCAGGTCTTCCGCCGACAATTTACGTTCTGTTCCATCGAGAGTAACAAAAGGGGTACCCTCAGGGCAATTAGTTACTATTACTTTTCCGCCACTGATAACATCGGCATCAAAGGCATGGAGAGGCTGACCGAGCTCGTGCAGCACGTAATTCGTTA
The window above is part of the Arcticibacter tournemirensis genome. Proteins encoded here:
- a CDS encoding cell division protein ZapA; the encoded protein is MGEISIKINIADRVYPLKVNMEEEEIVRKAAKLINDRIKEYQDNYAVRDKQDLLSMSVLHYATATLRAEKKMSEEGTEVADKVYQLDQLLSEFFSK
- the rny gene encoding ribonuclease Y, which produces MEIILYILLGLVAGVVIGRFMLRKLLKNQELAAQNKVKKILKEAENNAEILKKNKLLEAKEKFLQMKAEHEQEVTAKNNTLNQRENSIKQKEQSINQRLENTNRKDQELENLKKNLEKQLEITRIKQEEVDALKLQHISKLETIAGLSAEEAKNQLVDTLREEARSKAMIQIKDIVDEAKLTASKEAKKVVIQTIQRTATEAAIENTVSIFNIENDEIKGRVIGREGRNIRALEAATGVEIIVDDTPEAIILSGFDPVRREIARLALHRLVTDGRIHPARIEEVVAKTKKQIEDEIVEIGERTVIDLGIHGLHPELIRMIGRMRYRSSYGQNLLQHSREVANFCATMASELGLNVKLAKRAGLLHDIGKVPDDNPELPHAILGMQLAEKYKEHPEVCNAIGAHHDEIEMTSMLSPVVQACDAISGARPGARREVVESYIKRLKELEELALSYPGVEKTFAIQAGRELRVVVESERVSDAQAEILATDISNRIQTEMTYPGQIKVTVIRETRSVSYAK
- the pheT gene encoding phenylalanine--tRNA ligase subunit beta, whose translation is MKISYNWLTQFIHTDKNPEEISEILTGTGLEVESLEKVQTIPGGLDGLIIGHVRECWQHPNADRLRVTKVDVGSGEDLQVVCGAPNVAAGQKVVVATVGTTVYPLEGEPFKITKSKIRGEVSEGMICAEDEIGLGKSHEGIMVLSADAVTGAPAKEYFNIKDDFLFEIGLTPNRADAASHLGVARDLAAFLRTSVSLPDVSAFNVGSNDLIIPVEVRNEKACIRYSSLSVSGVEVKDSPEWLKEKLQVIGLRPVNNVVDITNYVLHELGQPLHAFDADVISGGKVIVTNCPEGTPFVTLDGTERKLSAEDLMICSASEPMCIAGVFGGINSGVKADTKNVFLESACFNPVSVRKSSKRHGLKTDASFRFERGTDPDITVYALKRAAILIKEVAGGEISSEINDIYPSPVPSFKVSVTYKNVDRLIGESIAKETVKEIVRALGITVISENADGLELEVPAYKVDVSREVDVIEEILRIYGYNNIAIPCQVRASMNYAVKPDREAVQNQIADMLSSNGFFEILSNSLTSSTYTEVPEKAVQILNPLSSDLDTMRQSLLYSGLEAIAYNQNRKNADLRLYEFGRRYEKTESGFSENQRLAIFITGMKHTAQWNHLSEPSSFYNLKAAVDAVIKRLNIPGLTEEAFESAHFASARQYRKGAKPLVYFGAVSKSVLKKLDIEKDVFYADFDWDLLLKAIKKNKITYKEVSRFPSVKRDLSLLLDKDVSFYQLKQLALRTEKNLIREVSVFDVYEGDKLPAGKKSYAVSFLLQDEEKTLTDKQIDSVMNKLILIFGKELGAEIRK